GCCGGAGGTCGGCCGGTCGAGGCCGCCGAGCATCTGCAACAGGGTCGACTTGCCGCCGCCGGTGGGGCCCTTGATGACCAGGTAGTCGCCGGCGGCGATGGTGAGGTCCACTCCGGCGAGCGCGTCGACGACGCCCTTGCCGCGGATGTAGCGCCGGGTGACGCCGGTGAGTTCGTACATGGTGTGGTTGCTCCTGCGGAGAGGGAAGAGGACCGGTCAGGCGACGCGGGAGAGAGCGTCGGCGGGGCGGAGCCGGGACGCACGCCACCCGCCGAAGGCCCCGGCGACGAGGCCGCCCGTGACGGCGAGACCGACGGCCAGGGTGATCATGGAGAGACTGACCGGTGCGGTGAGCACCACGTCCAGCGTCCGTGCGGCGGTCTCGCGTACGGCGCCGCCGGGGCCCCCGCCCATGCCGCCACCCGGCCCGCGCGCGCCGCCGCCGGATGCGCCCAGTTCCGCGGTGAGCGACGGCCCGAACGCGGTGACCGCCCATGCGCCGGCCAGGCCCAGCCCGATGCCCAGCGCGCCACCGACCAGGCCCGTCACGACGGCCTCGCCGACGACCTGCCCGGTGACCCGGCGCGAGCGCCAGCCCAGTGCCTTGAGGGTGCCGAACTCCCGGACGCGTCGGGCGACGGCGGACGAGGTGAGCAGACCGGCGACCAGGAACGCCGCGGCCAGGACCACCACGGACAGCCAGCGGCCGACCGTCTCGGCGAGGCCGGACGCGGTGGACAGGGACCCGGAGACGGTGTCCGCCAGGTCCTCGGAGGTGGTCACGGTGGCGTCCGGAACCGCCTTGAGCACCGCGGCTTCCACCGCACCGAGCCCCTGCGCGTCGTCGGCCTGCACGTAGACGGTGGTGATCTTGTCCTTGGCGTCGGCCAGGGCCTGCGCCTGGGCGAGCGGCAGGTAGACATTGGCGGCGGCGTCCCCGCTGGTCGCCGTGGCCACGCCGATGATCTCGAACTTCGTGCCGCTCACCGTGACCGTGTCACCGGTTCCGAGCTTCTTCTCCTTGGCGTACGCGCTGTCCACCACGGCCACCTTCGCCGACGTCTCGGACGTCTCGAAGCCGCGTCCGTCGGTGATCTCCGAGGAGGACAGCGGGCCCATCGCAGGATGCGTGACGTCCGTGCCGTACACGGTGAAGCTGTCGATGGAGAAGTCGGCGCCGCCGCCCGTCACGTCACCGGTCGGGCCGCTGTTCCGTCCACCGCCCGGCTGCTGCTGGAACTGGCCGCGGCTGAACTCGCCGTCGACCTTGACCACGTTGAGGCTGAGCCCGCCCACGGCGTTCGCCACACCGTCCGCCTTCGCCACGGCGGAGACGGTGGCGGCGTCCAGCGTCTGGAAGCCCTGCACCATGACCCGGTCGCTGCTCTGCCGCTCACCGTCCTCCCCGTCGCCACGCGCGTCGAAGCGGAACCGTGGCCGCTCGCCACCGGTCTCCGACGGTGGCTCCGGAGCCTTGGTGACGGTCATGTCGGTACCGAGCCCGTAGAGGGATTCCAGGACCTGGTCCTGGGCCCTCCCCATGCCGGTCGAGACAGCGTTGACCACGATGACAAGAGCGATACCGAGAGCCAGCCCGGAGGCGACGACCAGCGCCGACTTCCTCCGGCGGCGCAGCTCGCGGCGCAGATAGGTGAAGAACATGGGCCGCACGCTAGGCGGGTGGCCTGGCAACACCATGAGCGTTGGGTGAGAGAACGCTGAGATTCTCACCGGCAAGGACACTGCTCTTGGCCGGCGATGAGGTCGTTCGGGTCACCGGGCGGACCGGAGAAGGATGCCCGCGAAGTCGAGTCCAGCCAGGTAGGTGGTCGCGGTCTTCTCGTGGCGCGAGGCGATGCCGCACCGCTGCTTGAGGCGGTTGATGCACCGCTCGACGGTGTTGCGCTGTTTGTAGGTCTCGCGGTCGAAGGCCGGTGGCCTGCCGTCCCGGCTGCCCCGACGCAGCCGGTGGCTGCGCTGGTCCGCCGCGACGGCTACCAGGGACGACGAACGCGCCGTCCGCTACGAAGCGGCAGTGCTGGTCGTAGTCCTCAACGAGTGGCTCTCACCAGGTCTTCTGCGCTGGACGCCAGCGGCGGTTCTTTCGAACGTCGCGTCGGAACTGCTCGGAGCCGGCGCGCAGATCGATGTAGTCAGGGCGAGTGCCACACCGCGAGCAGCCCACTTCACTGCCTTCACCAGGATCTCGTCCGTCGGCGTCCTTCTTTCGACGACCGTACTCGCCCCTCGGGCTCCGGCACGGGGCCAGAAGGTTGCGCGGTTGGCACAGGGCGCGGTGGCACCCCCGGTGCGCGTTCCCCGCGTGCATCGCCGGACTGCGACAGGAGCCGAGGCTTTCGCAACCGGCCCTGGGCGCCGAAGCGGCGTGCGTACCGCTTCTGCCACGGTGTCTCCACCGCGCGCGGGTGGTAGTGGTGGCGTACCCACGCCACGGCCTCGTCCCTGGGGACACCGTCGAGGACGGCCAAGCAGGCCAGGGCCGTGCCCGTGCGGCCCCGGCCGCCGCCGCAGGCCAGCTCGACGCGCTCCACGGCCGCCCGCTCCCACGCCTCCGTCAGGACGGCGCGGGCCTCCGCCCGGTCCGCCGGGAGCCGGAAGTCCGGCCAGCGCAGCAGGCGGGACTCCCACGGCACCTGCGGCGGCCGGTCGCCCAGCAGATACACCGCGTACATCGGGGCCGGGCCGTTGGGCAGCGGGTGGCGCAGACCCCGGCCCCGCACCATCCGCCCGGACGGCAGACGCACGACGCCCGGGCCGTCCGGCGGCCACAGCGAGGGCGTCGCGTTCTCGGGGGAGAGGGCCATGGCGGCGACGATACCGGCCGCTCCGGCGCACAGGTGCCGCTATCACCGGGCTCGTGGTCGCACAGGTGTCGCCCTCTCCGCGTTCGTGGTGCACTTGAGGCAGGCAGGGAGCTTGACCGTGGCTGCGTCGGTATCGCGAAGACCGGTCGGCATCGCCATCGCCGTGGTGGCGGCCGTCGCGGTCGCCCTCGCCCTCCTGCTGGGCCGCTGCGGCACCGACGGGCCCCCACTCACCACCCCGACGACGAGCACGCCGCCCTCCGCGACCCCCTCCGACCGGCCGACCGGCCCCCGGGTCTCGCCGTTCACCGGACTGCCGGGCCGCACCGGCCCCGTACTCGCCGTGAAGATCGACAACGTGCGCGCGGCCCGGCCGCACACCGGTCTCGGCGCCGCCGACCTCGTGTATGTCGAGCAGGTCGAGGCGGGCCTCACCCGGTTCCTCGCCGTGTACGCCTCCCAGCAGCCGCCCCGCGTCGGCCCGGTCCGCAGCGCGCGCGAGTCCGACGTGGAGCTGCTCCGCCAGTTCGGGCGCCCGGCCCTGGCGTACTCCGGGGTGCGCAGCGCCCTGAAGGGCTTCCTCCAGGACGCGCCGCTGTACGCGCTGCCGCCCGAGCGTGCCCCCGCCGCGTACGTCCGCGACCCCGGCCGCCCCGCCCCGCACAACCTCTACCTGCGCCCCGAACGGGCCCTGGCCGCCGCGCCCGACGCCACGGCGGCCCGCGACATCGGCTTCCGCTTCGGCGCGGCCCCGCCCGGCGGGCGCGAGGTGGACGAGCACACCGTCCGGTTCCCCGCCGCCCGCTACACCTTCACCTGGTCCTCGGACGGCGGGCGCTGGCTGGTCTCGCTGGACGGCGCGCCCGCCCGCACCACCGACGGCGGGCGCGTCGGCGCGAAGACGGTCGTCGTCCAGTACGTCACGGTGCGCCCCTCCGCGTACGCGGACCGGGGCGGGAACGTCACCCCGTACACCGAGACCGTCGGCTCCGGCACCGCGCTGGTGCTGCGCGACGGCAAGGCCCACGACGCCCGCTGGAGCCGCCCCTCGGCCACCGGCGGCACCTCCTTCACCACCCCGTCCGGCACGCCCCTCGCCTTCGCGCCGGGCCAGGTCTGGGTCGTCCTCGCCGCCCGCTGACCCCTCCCGCCGGGCCGCGCACCCTACCGCCGGATTCGGCCAACCCGGCCCGGGTTAATGGCCTGTGCCCGTGTCCGCCTCCGGTGGGAAACCCCGAGTGTCCCGGAGCGTTACGGCCACCCGTCCGGAACGCGGGTTTCCGTGGCAGGGTGTTGCGGGCAAGCCACTGGGGGCCAACGGAAGAGGGGGAACCGTGATCGTCTGGATCAACGGTGCGTTCGGGGCGGGCAAGAGCAGTACCGCGCGCGAACTGATCGACCTGATCCCGAACAGCACGCTGTACGACCCGGAGCTGATCGGCGGCGCGCTGCCGATGCTGCTGCCGCCCGACCGGCTCTCCGGCACCGGCGACTACCAGGACCTGCGCATCTGGCGGCGCCTCGTCGTGGACGCGGCGGCGGCGCTCCTCGCCGAGGTGGGCGGGGTGCTGGTCGTGCCGATGACGGTGCTGCGCCAGGAGTACCGCGACGAGATCTTCGGCGGCCTCGCCTCCCGCAGGATCGCCGTACGGCATGTCGTCCTCACCCCTGAGGAAACGATTCTGCGCGCTCGGATCGCGGGACGCGAGGAGTACCCCGGCGACCCGGCGGCGAGCGCGCGGGTCAGGGAGTGGGCACTCGGCCACATCGCGCCCTACCGGGCCGCGCTCGACGGCTGGCTCGCCGCCGACGCGTACGCCGTCGACAACGGCTCCCTCACGCCGGAGGCGACGGCGAAGGTGATCGCGGACGCGGTGCGCACCGGCGAGGCCGGCTCCTGCGGGATCGTCCAGACCCCCGAGCCGACGGGCGAGACCCTCGCGGCCGGGGTGCTGCTCTTCGACGACCAGGACCGGGTGCTGCTGGTCGATCCGACGTACAAGCCGGGGTGGGAGTTCCCCGGCGGGGTGGTCGAGCGGGGCGAGGCGCCCGCGCGTGCGGCGGTGCGCGAGGTCGCCGAGGAGACGGGGCTGGAACTGGCGGCCGTTCCGAAGCTGCTGGTGGTGGACTGGGAGCCGCCGAAGCCGCCCGCGTACGGCGGACTGCGGCTCCTCTTCGACGGCGGGCGGCTCACGGGCGCGCAGGCCGACAGGGTGCTGCTGCCGGGCTCCGAGCTGCGCGGGTGGCGCTTCGCGACGGAGGCGGAGGCGGCGCACATGCTGCCCCCGGTCCGGTACGAGCGCCTCCGCTGGGCCCTGCGCGCCCGCGAACGCGGCACGGTACTGAACCTGGAGGCGGGCGTCCCGGTGGGGTGAGTGGGGGCCGGGCGGTGGAGCCCGGCGGACGGGGCGGGGCGGTCGGACGGGGGACCGCCGGCGTGACGGGGATCGTTGTCAGACGCTGTCGGCAGCATCGCCGTTCTGAACGCCGTGTTCACCACCCCGCCGAGGCCGGTCGACATCACCGCGTTCTTCCCTCAGCCGGCCCGCCTGCCCCGAGTGCGGCACCGAGCGGGTCCCGCTCCTCGCCATCGCCTCCTTGGAATGGGACGGCCGCAGCGGGGCCTGGATCGCCGAGGAGGACCGGACGGACCCGTCCCCGCATCCCCTGGGCGCCCAGGACGGGACATCACCTTGATCGACATCGTCGGCGGCTGCAACCTCCAGCTCCACGTCTGCCCGGTGGACCCGTCCCACCCCCACCTCGAACTGGTCCAGTGAGCCCCTGCGGAAGTCCTCCCCGCCGACGCGCACGCCACAACGGGAACCGCGATCGGCTCTCCAGTCAGCTGCCCTGGCCCACTACCAGATGATCCGAACGACGGCCCCGGGCGACCACCGTGTACGCCCCCGCCGGCTGAGCCCCGCCGTCTACGCCTCGGCCGCCTCCGCCGCCGTGCGCAAGGAGGTCGCGGCGTCGGCCGTCACCGGGTCGCCGTGACCGCAGCACACCGCCCGCAGCGGGGCGAGGCGGGCCAGTCGGCGCATCGACTCCACCGCAGCCGCGCGGTCCACGTGGAAGACGCCCAGGCTCACCCCGAAGACCGACGCCACGGTGTCCCCCGACAGCAGCACGCCGTGGAGCGGCAGATGGACGGCGACCGAACCGGGTGTATGGCCCGGCGTGTGCACCACGTGGGCGCCGCCGCCGAAGTCCAGTACGTCGCCGTCCTCCAGCTCCCGGTCCACGCGGGTGGGCGGCGCCTCGGGCGTGGTGAGGCCGTGCTCGTACAGCGGGAGCTCCCACTCCAGCAGGTCCGGCTCGGGCACCGGCGCCTCCCCGCGCACCACCGGCGCGTCCAGCCGGTGCGCGAGGACCTCGGCGCCGTACCGCTCCGCGAGCGCCTCCGCCGCGCCGACGTGGTCGCGGTGGCAGTGGGTGAGGACGATCCGCCGCAGCCGCGCGTCCGGGCCGCCGATCTCGTGCAACGCCCGTACCACGGCGTCCTCGGCGCCCGCCCAGCCCGCGTCCACCAGCGTCAGCGAGCCGCCGCGCCCTGCGGAGCCGCTGGTCCCGTCCGGGCCGCCGTGGCCGTCCCGGTCGGCGGGGGCCGGGTCGTGCCAGACGTACGCCTGGCCGATCGGGAAGCGGAGCATGTGCAGCCCGGGCACGACCGGGACCACGGCGACGGCGGGCTCGTCGGAAGGGCGCGTACGCGGTTCGGGAGTCATGGCCCGACGGTAAGGGGACGGCCACACCCGGGCCGCCCCCTTGCGCTCTTGGCGAATCAGCTCAGAGCTCAACCCCGCTTCGAACGCGCGTAGTTCCGCAGGAACAGCGCCTCGGCGACCGACATCCGCTCCAGCTCCTCGGGCGACACGCTCTCGTTCACCGCGTGGATCTGCGCCTCCGGCTCGCTCAGCCCGATCAGCAGGATCTCCGCCTGCGGGTACAGCGCGCCCAGCGTGCTGCACAGCGGGATGGAGCCGCCCATGCCCGCGGCCTGCATCTCCTCGCCCGGGTACGCCACGGCCAGCGCCTCCGCCATCGACGTGTACGCCGGGCTCGCCACGTCCGCCTGGAACGGCTGGCCCTGCCCGACCTGCTCCACCGTCACCCGCGCGCCCCACGGGGTGTGCGCCTGGAGGTGGGCGGTGAGCAGCTTCGTCGCCTCGGCGGCGTCCTGGCCGGGCGGCACCCGCAGGCTGATCTGCGCCCGGGCGGTGGCCTGCACGGACGGCGTGGCGCCCACGACCGGCGGGCAGTCGATGCCGATCACCGTGACGGCGGGGCGCGCCCACAGCCGGTCCGCGACGGTGCCGGAGCCGATCAGCTCCACCCCGTCCAGCACCCTGGCGTCCCGCCGGAAGTCCTCCTCGGAGTACTGCAGGCCCTGCCACTCCGCGTCCGCCGCGAGCCCGTCCACGGTGGTCGAACCGTCCTCGGCGCGCAGCGAGTCCAGTACGCGGATGAGCGCGGCCAGCGCGTCCGGCGCGGCTCCGCCGAACTGGCCCGAGTGCAGGTTCCCCGCGAGCGTGTCCACCTGGACGCGCAGCATCGTCATGCCGCGCAGCGAAGCCGTGACGGTCGGCAGGCCGACGCGGAAGTTGCCCGTGTCGCCGATGACGATCGCGTCGGCGGTCAGCAGCTCGGGGTGCGCCTCCGCGTACCGCTCGAGGCCGCCGGTGCCCTGCTCCTCGGA
This genomic window from Streptomyces thermolilacinus SPC6 contains:
- a CDS encoding ABC transporter permease, which gives rise to MFFTYLRRELRRRRKSALVVASGLALGIALVIVVNAVSTGMGRAQDQVLESLYGLGTDMTVTKAPEPPSETGGERPRFRFDARGDGEDGERQSSDRVMVQGFQTLDAATVSAVAKADGVANAVGGLSLNVVKVDGEFSRGQFQQQPGGGRNSGPTGDVTGGGADFSIDSFTVYGTDVTHPAMGPLSSSEITDGRGFETSETSAKVAVVDSAYAKEKKLGTGDTVTVSGTKFEIIGVATATSGDAAANVYLPLAQAQALADAKDKITTVYVQADDAQGLGAVEAAVLKAVPDATVTTSEDLADTVSGSLSTASGLAETVGRWLSVVVLAAAFLVAGLLTSSAVARRVREFGTLKALGWRSRRVTGQVVGEAVVTGLVGGALGIGLGLAGAWAVTAFGPSLTAELGASGGGARGPGGGMGGGPGGAVRETAARTLDVVLTAPVSLSMITLAVGLAVTGGLVAGAFGGWRASRLRPADALSRVA
- a CDS encoding dipeptidase; translation: MTAQPIAEPIAATVASLMSRAKAELTELVAFQSVADPAQFPRSECEAAATWVADALRSEGFTDVSVFDTPDGSQSVYGYLPGPEGAPTVLLYAHYDVQPPLDLAGWDSPPFELTERDGRWYGRGAADCKGGFIMHLLALRALKANGGVPVGVKVIVEGSEEQGTGGLERYAEAHPELLTADAIVIGDTGNFRVGLPTVTASLRGMTMLRVQVDTLAGNLHSGQFGGAAPDALAALIRVLDSLRAEDGSTTVDGLAADAEWQGLQYSEEDFRRDARVLDGVELIGSGTVADRLWARPAVTVIGIDCPPVVGATPSVQATARAQISLRVPPGQDAAEATKLLTAHLQAHTPWGARVTVEQVGQGQPFQADVASPAYTSMAEALAVAYPGEEMQAAGMGGSIPLCSTLGALYPQAEILLIGLSEPEAQIHAVNESVSPEELERMSVAEALFLRNYARSKRG
- a CDS encoding MBL fold metallo-hydrolase, with product MTPEPRTRPSDEPAVAVVPVVPGLHMLRFPIGQAYVWHDPAPADRDGHGGPDGTSGSAGRGGSLTLVDAGWAGAEDAVVRALHEIGGPDARLRRIVLTHCHRDHVGAAEALAERYGAEVLAHRLDAPVVRGEAPVPEPDLLEWELPLYEHGLTTPEAPPTRVDRELEDGDVLDFGGGAHVVHTPGHTPGSVAVHLPLHGVLLSGDTVASVFGVSLGVFHVDRAAAVESMRRLARLAPLRAVCCGHGDPVTADAATSLRTAAEAAEA
- a CDS encoding NUDIX hydrolase, with protein sequence MIVWINGAFGAGKSSTARELIDLIPNSTLYDPELIGGALPMLLPPDRLSGTGDYQDLRIWRRLVVDAAAALLAEVGGVLVVPMTVLRQEYRDEIFGGLASRRIAVRHVVLTPEETILRARIAGREEYPGDPAASARVREWALGHIAPYRAALDGWLAADAYAVDNGSLTPEATAKVIADAVRTGEAGSCGIVQTPEPTGETLAAGVLLFDDQDRVLLVDPTYKPGWEFPGGVVERGEAPARAAVREVAEETGLELAAVPKLLVVDWEPPKPPAYGGLRLLFDGGRLTGAQADRVLLPGSELRGWRFATEAEAAHMLPPVRYERLRWALRARERGTVLNLEAGVPVG
- a CDS encoding DUF3048 domain-containing protein → MAASVSRRPVGIAIAVVAAVAVALALLLGRCGTDGPPLTTPTTSTPPSATPSDRPTGPRVSPFTGLPGRTGPVLAVKIDNVRAARPHTGLGAADLVYVEQVEAGLTRFLAVYASQQPPRVGPVRSARESDVELLRQFGRPALAYSGVRSALKGFLQDAPLYALPPERAPAAYVRDPGRPAPHNLYLRPERALAAAPDATAARDIGFRFGAAPPGGREVDEHTVRFPAARYTFTWSSDGGRWLVSLDGAPARTTDGGRVGAKTVVVQYVTVRPSAYADRGGNVTPYTETVGSGTALVLRDGKAHDARWSRPSATGGTSFTTPSGTPLAFAPGQVWVVLAAR